One Rhinolophus sinicus isolate RSC01 linkage group LG06, ASM3656204v1, whole genome shotgun sequence DNA window includes the following coding sequences:
- the LIN7C gene encoding protein lin-7 homolog C: MAALGEPVRLERDICRAIELLEKLQRSGEVPPQKLQALQRVLQSEFCNAVREVYEHVYETVDISSSPEVRANATAKATVAAFAASEGHSHPRVVELPKTEEGLGFNIMGGKEQNSPIYISRIIPGGIADRHGGLKRGDQLLSVNGVSVEGEHHEKAVELLKAAQGKVKLVVRYTPKVLEEMESRFEKMRSAKRRQQT, from the exons aTGGCGGCGCTGGGGGAACCTGTGCGGCTGGAGAGGG ATATTTGTAGAGCAATTGAATTATTGGAAAAACTACAAAGAAGTGGAGAGGTACCGCCACAGAAACTTCAGGCTTTACAAAGAGTTCTTCAAAGCGAATTCTGCAATGCTGTAAGAGAG GTGTATGAACATGTCTATGAGACTGTGGACATCAGCAGCAGTCCAGAAGTCAGAGCTAATGCCACTGCAAAG gCTACTGTTGCTGCATTTGCTGCCAGTGAAGGACATTCTCATCCTAGAGTTGTTGAGCTCCCCAAAACAGAAGAGGGCCTTGGATTCAATATCATGGGAGGCAAAGAACAAAACTCTCCAATTTACATATCTCGAATCATTCCAGGTGGAATTGCTGATAGACATGGAGGCCTCAAGCGAGGGGATCAACTTCTTTCTGTTAATGGAGTG agtGTGGAAGGAGAGCATCACGAAAAAGCTGTAGAACTGCTGAAAGCAGCTCAAGGAAAGGTTAAATTAGTGGTACGATATACACCCAAAGTCTTAGAAGAAATGGAGTCACGTTTTGAAAAAATGAGATCGGCCAAACGCAGGCAACAGACTTAA